From one Lolium rigidum isolate FL_2022 chromosome 4, APGP_CSIRO_Lrig_0.1, whole genome shotgun sequence genomic stretch:
- the LOC124708697 gene encoding histone H4: MSGRGKGGKGLGKGGAKRHRKVLRDNIQGITKPAIRRLARRGGVKRISGLIYEETRGVLKIFLENVIRDAVTYTEHARRKTVTAMDVVYALKRQGRTLYGFGG, translated from the coding sequence ATGTCGGGCCgcggcaagggaggcaagggGCTCGGGAAGGGCGGCGCGAAGCGGCACCGGAAGGTGCTGCGCGACAACATCCAGGGCATCACCAAGCCGGCGATCCGGCGCCTTGCCCGCCGCGGCGGCGTGAAGCGCATCTCCGGGCTCATCTACGAGGAGACCCGCGGCGTGCTCAAGATcttcctcgagaacgtcatccgcgacgCCGTCACCTACACCGAGCACGCCCGCCGCAAGACCGTCACCGCCATGGACGTCGTCTACGCGCTCAAGCGCCAGGGCCGCACCCTCTACGGCTTCGGCGGCTGA